The Lactobacillus sp. CBA3605 genome contains a region encoding:
- a CDS encoding pyruvate carboxylase, with protein MKKVLIANRGEIATRVIRACHELGLQTVAIYAKEDEFSVHRFKADEAYLVGEGQAPIAAYLDIEDIIRIAKENQVDAIHPGYGFLSENATFARRCAEEGLTFVGPKPEHLEMFGDKITAKQVAQEAGVASIPSTTHPVTSLNEALQFTQKYGFPIMIKAAMGGGGRGMRIVRAASELQEAFDRARSEAMQSFGDDEIYLEKFIAHPKHIEVQILGDAHGNMLHLFERDCSVQRRNQKVIEFAPAVSLPVALRQRICEAAVRLMQHVHYLNAATVEFLVEGDQFYFMEVNPRVQVEHTVTEMITEIDIVHAQLKIAQGGDLFKDLHLPQQSDLTYTGVAIQCRVTTEDPANDFMPDTGRIETYRSPGGNGVRLDAGNTYSGAIVTPYFDSLLVKACVVARNFKAAVHKMRRVLVEFDIRGVKTNIPFMLNVIDHPTFQAGQANTRFIDMTPELFKFPEGTQQEDKMLKYIGNVTVNGFADVAQHAKKYYPDVEFQDNFAPLSKKIVTAKDVLDAQGVSGLQDWLLGQKDVLLTDTTMRDAHQSLFATRMRTKDMLAVAAASQKALPQLFSYEMWGGATFDVAFRFLNENPWDRLKKLRQAMPRTLLQMLFRGSNAVGYQNYPDNVIREFILEAAHSGIDVFRIFDSLNWLPQMEKSILAVKETGKIAEATICYTGDIMDPHQQKYSLAYYRQLALELQSVGADIIAIKDMAGVLKPEAAYELVATLKDALDIPVHLHTHDTTGNGIFTYARAVDAGVDVVDVAASALSGTTSQPSMSSLYYALAHNDRQPQVDINQVEAINRYWQGIRPYYQDFSNGMTGPQTDIYQTQMPGGQYSNLQQQAKALGLGDRWEEVKQMYATVNDLFGDIIKVTPSSKVVGDMALFMVENQLTTADIYDHGEKLDFPESVINFFAGNLGQPVGGFPEKLQKIILKGHPALTVRPGSLAKPADFEATKTALAKLIGHTPSKQEVLSYLLYPKVFLDYQAQHKQYGHVSLLDTPTFFQGMRLGETVNVTLAKGKVMILKLNQLSDPDVDGMRTLYFSVNGQSQEITIKDNAVHQTAASTRKAEPTNENEVGATMSGSVLKLLVKKGQTVKKGEPLLVTEAMKMETTIQAPEAGVIEHVYVQAGDVIQTDDLLLEVLPK; from the coding sequence ATGAAAAAAGTATTGATTGCTAATCGTGGTGAAATTGCGACGCGGGTCATTCGGGCTTGTCATGAATTAGGCCTACAAACCGTTGCGATTTATGCTAAAGAGGACGAATTTTCGGTACATCGTTTTAAAGCGGATGAGGCGTACTTGGTTGGTGAAGGTCAAGCCCCAATTGCGGCTTACTTGGATATCGAAGACATTATTCGAATTGCCAAAGAAAATCAAGTTGATGCGATTCATCCTGGGTATGGCTTCTTGTCAGAAAATGCGACCTTTGCACGTCGCTGTGCTGAAGAAGGGTTAACTTTTGTGGGGCCTAAACCCGAACATTTAGAGATGTTCGGTGATAAGATTACCGCTAAACAGGTCGCTCAGGAAGCTGGGGTCGCGTCAATTCCTAGTACCACGCACCCAGTTACCAGCTTGAATGAAGCACTCCAATTCACTCAAAAATATGGCTTTCCCATTATGATCAAAGCGGCTATGGGTGGTGGCGGTCGTGGGATGCGTATCGTCCGGGCGGCTTCAGAGTTACAAGAAGCCTTTGACCGAGCGCGTTCTGAAGCCATGCAATCTTTTGGCGATGATGAAATTTACTTAGAAAAATTTATTGCACATCCAAAGCACATTGAAGTACAGATTTTAGGGGATGCGCATGGGAACATGTTACATTTATTTGAACGAGACTGTTCAGTGCAACGGCGGAACCAAAAGGTGATTGAATTTGCACCAGCTGTTTCATTGCCAGTAGCATTACGACAACGTATTTGTGAGGCAGCGGTGCGTTTAATGCAACACGTCCATTATTTGAATGCTGCAACGGTTGAATTCTTAGTCGAAGGGGATCAATTCTACTTCATGGAAGTTAACCCGCGGGTTCAAGTTGAACATACCGTGACGGAAATGATTACCGAAATTGATATTGTCCACGCCCAACTAAAAATTGCCCAAGGTGGCGATTTATTTAAAGACCTGCATTTACCACAACAATCAGATTTAACATACACGGGGGTTGCCATTCAATGTCGGGTAACCACTGAAGATCCGGCCAATGACTTTATGCCAGATACTGGCCGCATCGAAACGTATCGTTCTCCTGGTGGGAATGGCGTCCGGTTAGATGCTGGGAATACGTATTCAGGTGCAATTGTGACACCATACTTTGACTCCTTATTAGTTAAAGCCTGTGTTGTCGCTCGTAATTTTAAGGCAGCAGTGCATAAAATGCGGCGCGTGTTAGTTGAATTTGATATTCGCGGGGTTAAGACCAACATTCCATTTATGTTAAATGTGATCGATCACCCGACATTTCAAGCCGGTCAGGCCAATACCCGCTTTATTGATATGACACCGGAACTCTTTAAATTTCCTGAGGGCACCCAACAAGAAGATAAGATGTTGAAGTATATTGGCAACGTGACCGTTAATGGGTTTGCTGATGTAGCACAACATGCTAAGAAATACTATCCAGACGTCGAGTTTCAAGATAATTTTGCCCCACTGTCTAAAAAGATTGTGACGGCTAAGGATGTTTTAGATGCGCAGGGCGTTTCTGGCTTACAGGACTGGTTGTTGGGTCAAAAGGATGTTTTACTGACGGATACGACCATGCGAGATGCGCATCAGAGCTTATTTGCGACTCGGATGCGGACTAAAGATATGTTAGCCGTTGCTGCGGCGTCACAAAAGGCATTGCCACAACTCTTCTCTTACGAAATGTGGGGCGGGGCGACGTTTGACGTTGCCTTTAGATTCTTAAATGAAAATCCATGGGATCGGTTGAAAAAGCTACGGCAAGCGATGCCACGGACATTACTTCAGATGCTATTCCGTGGGAGTAATGCGGTTGGTTATCAGAATTATCCTGATAATGTCATTCGGGAATTTATTCTAGAAGCGGCGCATAGCGGGATTGATGTTTTCCGGATTTTTGACAGTTTAAACTGGCTACCGCAAATGGAAAAAAGTATTTTGGCAGTTAAGGAAACAGGCAAAATTGCTGAAGCAACAATCTGTTATACGGGCGATATCATGGACCCTCATCAGCAGAAGTACTCGTTAGCTTACTATCGGCAATTAGCGTTAGAGTTGCAATCAGTTGGTGCGGATATAATTGCGATTAAAGATATGGCTGGTGTCTTGAAGCCAGAGGCTGCGTATGAATTAGTAGCCACTTTAAAGGATGCCCTGGACATCCCAGTGCACTTGCATACACATGATACAACTGGCAATGGTATCTTTACCTATGCGCGAGCTGTTGATGCTGGCGTCGATGTGGTCGATGTGGCCGCCAGTGCCCTATCTGGGACGACTAGTCAACCATCGATGAGCTCCCTTTATTATGCCTTGGCACATAATGACCGGCAACCGCAAGTCGACATTAACCAGGTTGAAGCGATTAATCGTTACTGGCAAGGGATTCGCCCTTATTATCAGGACTTCTCTAATGGGATGACCGGACCGCAAACTGATATCTATCAAACGCAAATGCCAGGCGGCCAATACTCTAACTTACAACAACAAGCCAAAGCCTTAGGGTTAGGCGATCGTTGGGAAGAAGTTAAACAAATGTATGCCACGGTCAATGACTTATTTGGCGATATCATTAAAGTGACGCCAAGTTCAAAAGTGGTCGGTGATATGGCCTTATTCATGGTGGAAAACCAGTTGACGACGGCTGATATTTACGATCATGGGGAGAAGTTAGACTTCCCTGAGTCGGTTATTAATTTCTTTGCTGGTAATCTTGGTCAACCAGTCGGCGGGTTCCCAGAAAAACTACAAAAAATCATTTTGAAGGGCCATCCGGCATTAACGGTCCGACCAGGTAGCTTGGCGAAGCCTGCTGATTTTGAAGCAACTAAAACGGCTTTAGCTAAATTAATCGGACATACACCGTCGAAGCAAGAAGTTTTGAGCTATCTCTTATATCCGAAAGTCTTTCTAGACTATCAGGCGCAACATAAGCAATATGGGCACGTTTCACTATTAGATACACCGACCTTCTTCCAAGGCATGCGTTTAGGTGAAACCGTAAATGTCACGTTAGCTAAAGGAAAAGTCATGATTTTGAAATTAAATCAGTTAAGCGATCCTGATGTTGATGGTATGCGGACTTTGTACTTTAGTGTCAATGGGCAAAGCCAAGAAATCACGATTAAAGACAATGCCGTGCACCAAACGGCTGCCAGCACGCGCAAGGCTGAACCAACGAATGAAAATGAAGTTGGGGCAACGATGAGTGGCTCAGTCTTAAAGTTGTTGGTTAAAAAAGGCCAGACAGTTAAGAAAGGTGAACCGTTGCTCGTAACGGAAGCCATGAAGATGGAAACGACGATTCAAGCACCGGAAGCTGGCGTGATTGAACACGTCTATGTTCAAGCTGGCGATGTCATTCAAACGGATGATCTGTTATTAGAAGTGTTACCTAAATAA
- a CDS encoding FtsW/RodA/SpoVE family cell cycle protein, with translation MLKKLHYLDYVIFIPYIILCGIGIIMVYSSSSYVAASNGSSPTGYLMKQLIWVIGGLMITMISMNLKITYFKRTNLWGTFGFIMLGILVIMRLIGHTINGAAGWITLGPIGIQPAEFCKFYLIVYLSAIIAQREERLGVAKFRDLGAQILMLAMMIFLIVIQPDIGGATINLAIAAVILFATGMSYLVGIGAFATVVVGFEWVLVPLMSHLPKSTLSNSYQLRRFLGFLNPFTTVSGAGTQLVNSYYAISNGGLTGVGIGNSLQKRGYLPEPNTDFIMSITAEELGLIGVLIVMGLLLVIVGRIIYIGVQATTTFNTLVCYGVAAYLTIQAFINVGGIVGIIPITGVTFPFMSYGGSSMMVLTLSLGLVLNISALEKMAQANAVRQAD, from the coding sequence ATGTTGAAGAAGTTGCACTACTTGGACTATGTTATCTTCATCCCGTATATTATCCTATGTGGGATTGGGATTATCATGGTTTATTCGTCAAGTTCATACGTTGCTGCTAGTAATGGCTCGTCGCCAACCGGCTATTTGATGAAACAGTTAATCTGGGTCATTGGTGGTTTAATGATTACGATGATTAGTATGAATCTAAAAATCACTTATTTTAAGCGCACTAATTTATGGGGGACATTTGGATTTATCATGTTAGGTATCTTGGTCATCATGCGGTTAATTGGTCATACGATCAATGGGGCTGCTGGGTGGATTACGCTTGGGCCGATTGGAATTCAACCGGCTGAATTTTGTAAGTTTTACTTAATTGTTTACTTGTCGGCCATTATCGCCCAACGTGAAGAACGACTAGGCGTTGCTAAATTTCGCGATTTAGGTGCGCAGATTTTAATGTTAGCTATGATGATTTTTTTAATTGTCATTCAACCAGATATTGGTGGGGCGACAATTAACTTGGCAATTGCGGCCGTCATTTTATTTGCCACTGGGATGTCTTATCTCGTTGGAATTGGTGCTTTTGCGACCGTTGTCGTGGGGTTTGAGTGGGTACTAGTGCCATTGATGAGCCATTTGCCTAAGAGTACGTTATCTAATTCTTATCAACTCCGACGGTTTTTAGGCTTTTTGAATCCATTTACCACGGTTTCAGGAGCGGGAACCCAGCTAGTTAATTCGTACTATGCCATTTCAAATGGCGGTCTAACCGGGGTAGGTATCGGGAATAGCTTGCAAAAACGTGGCTACTTACCAGAACCTAATACCGATTTTATCATGTCCATTACAGCCGAGGAGCTTGGCTTGATTGGGGTATTGATTGTCATGGGGCTGTTGCTCGTCATTGTGGGGCGGATAATTTATATTGGTGTTCAAGCCACGACGACATTTAATACGCTCGTGTGTTATGGCGTAGCAGCTTACTTGACTATTCAAGCTTTTATCAATGTTGGTGGGATTGTGGGTATTATTCCGATTACTGGGGTAACATTCCCATTCATGAGTTATGGTGGTTCCAGTATGATGGTATTGACGCTGTCGCTTGGACTAGTGCTCAATATTAGTGCGTTAGAAAAGATGGCGCAAGCAAATGCCGTTCGCCAGGCGGATTGA
- a CDS encoding YlbG family protein — translation MEFTVKPRRSLIVYLHSMKQVRQLKRFGNIQYQSRRGHYVVIYLDESQVQPVTVRLRKLNFVRRVEPSYRPDVDMNFGERVDQGFFKPQTGVAPEDDDD, via the coding sequence ATGGAATTTACCGTAAAACCACGTCGCTCATTGATTGTTTATTTGCATTCAATGAAACAGGTGCGTCAATTGAAACGTTTTGGCAATATTCAATATCAATCGCGCCGCGGCCATTATGTTGTGATTTATTTAGATGAAAGCCAAGTGCAACCAGTAACTGTTCGCTTAAGAAAACTCAATTTTGTTCGGCGGGTCGAACCATCTTACCGACCAGATGTTGATATGAACTTTGGTGAACGAGTGGATCAAGGCTTCTTTAAACCCCAAACTGGTGTGGCACCCGAAGATGATGATGATTAA